In Citrus sinensis cultivar Valencia sweet orange chromosome 2, DVS_A1.0, whole genome shotgun sequence, a single genomic region encodes these proteins:
- the LOC102627024 gene encoding probable ubiquitin-conjugating enzyme E2 24 codes for MMDALFSDSDWESFSESGSSEGHEENDFLYGGQATSILSSLEESIGKIDDFLSFDRGFTHGDIVRSVTDPSGQMGRVININMLVDLEGIPGYIIKDVNSKNILKIRSISVGDFVVLGAWLGRVDKVIDSVNIVLDDGSKYEVTAVDHEKLLPISPSLLEDSQYPYYPGQRVKVRLSTVKSVSWLCGTGRENQVEGTVCKVDAGLVYVDWLASALMGSDLNLAAPPRLQDSKNLTLLSGFSHANWQLGDWCMLPTADDKVITEPTFINSSTCDNKKLERGLRRRNPGSSLAEVFVIVKTKTKFDVVWQDGSCSVGLDSQALLPVNVVNSHEFWPDQFVLEKGISDDPHIPSGQRWGVVQGVDAKERTVTVQWRAKANSDSDANQSEVSAYELVEHPDYSYCYGDVVFKLVQNQFGMCKDAALEGTISDWEQNDCPDTHYSSCIGIVTGFKDGAVEVRWATGFTTKVGPNEIYGVEKYEGSATTPGTNEGNIEELNRELHGKQYSSHGGENLPSFDGSGEGCKKYPWESSSFSLACAAIGFFTSIVTSLFGPLGSTSQSDSVSSGHIPEDANETEILLEKEVFEAKNICCEPHPSELQTRGKTNLIQEVEEDPEKEEFKAFTACENSEDQFRQFDMVSDSSDHHFLGASKGLALSQVKRAWVKKVQQEWSILEKSLPETIYVRIFEDRVDLIRAAIVGAKGTPYHDGLFFFDIFLPPEYPHEPPLVHYISGGLRVNPNLYESGKVCLSLLNTWTGSGTEVWNPGGSTILQVLLSLQALVLNEKPYFNEAGYDKQIGRAEGEKNSVSYNENAFLVTCKSMLYLLHKPPKHFKELVEEHFSQRCKYILLACKAYMEGAAVGTASGCKENGENSNGCSVGFKIMLAKLFPKLVEAFSSKGIDCNQFIEPEN; via the exons ATGATGGATGCGCTCTTCAGTGACTCTGATTGGGAAAGTTTTAGTGAGAGTGGTAGCAGTGAGGGGCATGAGGAAAATGACTTTCTGTATGGGGGGCAGGCTACAAGCATTTTATCAAGCCTGGAGGAGAgcattggaaaaattgatGACTTCCTCTCATTTGACCGGGGATTTACGCATGGGGACATTGTGCGCTCTGTAACAGATCCATCTGGACAAATGGGCAGAGTGATTAATATTAACATGCTCGTGGACTTGGAGGGCATTCCCGGATACATCATAAAAGATGtaaattccaaaaatattttaaagatcCGCTCCATCTCAGTGGGGGATTTTGTGGTTCTTGGTGCATGGCTTGGCAGGGTTGATAAAGTAATTGACTCTGTGAATATAGTTTTAGATGATGGGTCCAAGTATGAAGTCACTGCTGTAGATCATGAGAAGCTCTTACCTATTTCTCCCAGCTTGCTTGAAGATTCTCAGTATCCGTATTATCCAGGACAGAGAGTAAAGGTTAGGCTCTCAACTGTTAAATCGGTTTCATGGTTATGTGGTACTGGGAGGGAAAATCAAGTTGAGGGAACCGTTTGCAAAGTAGATGCAGGTTTGGTGTATGTTGATTGGCTTGCATCTGCCCTAATGGGTTCTGATCTGAATTTAGCTGCTCCACCACGTCTACAAGACTCAAAAAACTTGACTTTGTTGTCAGGTTTTTCCCATGCTAACTGGCAGCTAGGTGACTGGTGCATGCTTCCAACTGCTGACGACAAGGTTATCACGGAGCCAACTTTTATCAATTCATCTACTTGTGATAACAAGAAATTGGAAAGAGGACTTAGGAGAAGAAACCCTGGTTCAAGTTTAGCAGAGGTTTTTGTTATCGTGAAAACAAAGACCAAATTTGATGTTGTGTGGCAAGATGGTAGCTGCTCTGTGGGTTTGGATTCTCAGGCTCTGCTCCCCGTTAATGTTGTAAATTCTCATGAATTTTGGCCTGATCAGTTTGTGCTGGAAAAGGGCATTTCCGATGATCCACATATACCTAGCGGACAAAGATGGGGGGTTGTGCAGGGTGTGGACGCAAAGGAAAGGACTGTAACAGTCCAATGGAGGGCGAAGGCCAATAGTGATTCTGATGCAAATCAGTCTGAGGTAAGTGCTTATGAACTGGTTGAGCACCCAGACTACTCCTACTGTTATGGGGATGTAGTGTTTAAGTTGGTCCAGAACCAGTTTGGCATGTGTAAAGATGCTGCTTTGGAAGGCACGATCTCTGATTGGGAACAGAATGATTGCCCTGATACACATTATTCATCTTGCATTGGCATTGTTACTGGCTTTAAAGATGGTGCTGTGGAGGTGAGATGGGCTACTGGTTTTACAACCAAG GTTGGACCTAATGAAATTTATGGGGTTGAAAAATATGAAGGTTCAGCTACAACCCCTGGGACAAATGAAGGTAATATCGAGGAATTGAATCGAGAACTGCATGGCAAACAATATTCAAGCCATGGAGGAGAG AATTTGCCAAGTTTTGATGGTTCTGGTGAAGGCTGCAAAAAGTACCCATGGGAGTCAAGTTCCTTTTCTCTTGCCTGTGCTGCCATTGGATTTTTCACTAGCATTGTGACAAGCCTATTTGGACCCCTTGGTTCCACATCGCAGTCAGACTCAGTGTCATCTGGTCATATACCTGAAGATGCGAATGAGACTGAGATTCTGCTTGAGAAAGAAGTATTTGAAGCTAAAAATATCTGCTGTGAGCCCCATCCTAGTGAGTTGCAGACACGTGGAAagacaaatttaattcaagaaGTTGAAGAGGACCCAGAGAAAGAAGAATTTAAAGCTTTTACAGCTTGTGAGAATTCAGAAGATCAGTTTCGGCAGTTTGATATGGTTAGCGATTCTTCAGACCACCATTTTCTTGGTGCCAGCAAGGGGTTAGCACTGTCTCAG GTGAAAAGAGCTTGGGTGAAGAAGGTTCAGCAAGAATGGAGCATTCTAGAGAAATCCCTTCCTG AAACAATCTATGTCCGCATCTTCGAGGATAGGGTGGATCTCATACGGGCAGCCATTGTTGGTGCAAAGGGAACTCCCTATCACGACGGGCTGTTCTTCTTTGACATCTTTCTTCCTCCAGAGTATCCTCATGAGCCGCCT TTAGTACACTATATTTCTGGTGGACTCCGTGTGAACCCTAACTTGTATGAGTCCGGAAAGGTCTGTCTCAGCCTCCTCAATACTTGGACGGGTTCAGGCACTGAAGTATGGAATCCAGGGGGCTCCACGATTCTTCAAGTTCTTCTCTCCCTCCAAGCTCTTGTGCTTAATGAGAAACCTTATTTCAACGAGGCTGGATATGATAAGCAGATAGGAAGAGCTGAGGGAGAGAAAAACTCAGTAAGCTACAATGAAAATGCATTCCTTGTGACTTGCAAGTCCATGCTTTACCTACTTCACAAGCCACCCAAG cATTTTAAGGAGCTTGTGGAGGAGCACTTCAGTCAACGCTGCAAATACATTTTATTGGCTTGTAAGGCATACATGGAAGGAGCTGCAGTAGGAACTGCCTCTGGATGcaaagaaaatggagaaaattcCAACGGATGTTCAGTgggcttcaaaatcatgcttGCTAAGTTATTTCcaaagcttgtggaggccttTTCTAGTAAGGGAATCGATTGCAACCAATTTATTGAGCctgaaaactga
- the LOC102626544 gene encoding 50S ribosomal protein L21, mitochondrial gives MAHRRCLHVLSRHAAALLSLKTPPTLPFSTSISLKGLTPFQHRSLISSTLGPTNWSHYRHFSSNKNDDEGEDVDEDEDEDEETADESYEGEEIGDTVPDLGREYTLEEKEAEAAEIGYKVLGPLRKSDRVFKKYEPAFAVVQIGSHQFKVSNGDSIFTERLKFCEVNDKLILNKVLLLGSQHQTIIGRPMVPDAAVHAVVEEHALDAKVIIFKKKRRKNYRRTKGHRQELTKLRIVDIQGIEKRVEVATAA, from the exons ATGGCTCACCGACGGTGCCTCCACGTGCTCAGTCGCCACGCCGCGGCTCTTCTATCACTCAAGACTCCCCCAACACTTCCTTTCTCTACATCAATTTCCCTAAAAGGCCTAACACCATTCCAACACCGGTCCCTCATTTCTTCTACGTTGGGACCCACTAACTGGTCTCACTATCGGCATTTCTCCTCCAACAAAAACGATGACGAAGGGGAAGACGTGGACGAAGACGAAGACGAAGACGAAGAGACTGCCGATGAGAGTTACGAGGGAGAGGAGATTGGTGATACGGTGCCGGATTTGGGGAGGGAGTACACGCTGGAAGAGAAGGAAGCGGAGGCGGCGGAGATTGGGTATAAAGTGCTGGGTCCACTGCGGAAATCTGATcgggtttttaaaaaatatgaaccGGCTTTTGCTGTTGTTCAG ATTGGGTCGCACCAGTTTAAGGTGAGCAATGGGGATTCGATTTTTACCGAGAGATTGAAGTTCTGTGAGGTGAATGACAAG TTGATTTTGAACAAGGTTCTGTTGTTGGGTTCACAACATCAAACGATCATTGGTAGGCCCATGGTTCCAGATGCAGCCGTTCATGCAGTTGTTGAGGAGCAT GCATTAGATGCAAAGGtaattattttcaagaaaaagagaagaaagaactACCGACGTACTAAAGGACATCGCCAG GAACTTACCAAGCTGAGAATAGTTGATATTCAAGGAATTGAGAAACGAGTAGAGGTTGCAACAGCTGCTTag